In Spartinivicinus poritis, the following proteins share a genomic window:
- a CDS encoding alpha/beta hydrolase encodes MLNSPYELLPKQKATKGVLLVHGLGDSPYSFIDISRTLQEQGFLVRTILLPGHGSKPADLMLPTLSDWQSIVSYHTELMANEVDELWLGGYSTGGNLVTSEAYRNDKVAGLLLFSPAFQATSDAVKYTPIANWFIDWVDVDPETNITRYESLPTNGAAVYYQTSEIVREDLNKPFNKPVLMVLSEADSVVDSQTIAGYFTQSFTHPNSLLIWYGDNPPQDKRTISYTMKLPQYRISAGSHMGPLFSPNNPRYGQFGNTRICNNGQSEEKEALCYQGTKPWFSGWGYQAANNEANNNVYARLTWNPYYDELVAQMTKLIRSTTVSLSSIASK; translated from the coding sequence ATGCTTAATTCACCCTACGAATTACTGCCAAAGCAGAAAGCGACAAAAGGGGTATTACTGGTTCATGGGCTTGGGGATTCGCCTTATTCATTTATTGATATCAGTCGCACCCTACAAGAACAAGGGTTTCTAGTGCGTACTATTCTGTTACCTGGTCATGGGAGTAAGCCTGCTGACTTAATGTTGCCGACATTGTCTGATTGGCAATCAATTGTGAGCTATCATACTGAGCTAATGGCAAATGAGGTTGATGAGCTGTGGTTAGGAGGCTATTCGACAGGGGGCAATTTGGTTACCTCTGAAGCCTACCGAAATGATAAAGTTGCTGGCTTGTTATTGTTTTCGCCGGCTTTTCAAGCTACGAGTGATGCAGTCAAATATACCCCAATTGCAAACTGGTTTATTGATTGGGTAGATGTTGATCCAGAAACTAATATTACCCGCTATGAGTCATTACCTACTAATGGTGCGGCGGTTTATTATCAAACTTCAGAAATTGTTAGAGAGGATTTAAACAAGCCATTTAATAAGCCTGTGTTGATGGTGTTGAGTGAGGCAGATAGTGTAGTAGATAGCCAAACAATAGCAGGTTACTTTACTCAAAGCTTTACCCATCCTAATAGTTTATTAATTTGGTATGGTGACAACCCTCCGCAAGACAAGCGTACTATCAGTTATACAATGAAGTTACCACAGTATCGTATTAGTGCAGGCTCTCATATGGGGCCATTATTTTCCCCAAATAATCCCCGCTATGGACAGTTTGGAAATACCCGCATTTGCAATAATGGCCAGTCTGAAGAAAAAGAAGCATTATGTTATCAAGGCACAAAGCCTTGGTTTTCAGGTTGGGGCTATCAGGCAGCTAATAATGAAGCCAATAATAACGTATATGCGCGTTTAACCTGGAACCCCTATTATGATGAGTTAGTTGCTCAAATGACCAAGCTTATTCGTAGCACAACAGTTAGTTTATCTAGTATAGCCAGTAAATAA
- a CDS encoding GNAT family N-acetyltransferase, whose product MKIDIEEIVALDELNMALIIREAGGVFDPLWRKKKLFEEIGKGCRIMTNYIGGELAGYLQYIQEDDDEVYILSIQIHPKYRNGITLRALIKKSLREITPSSIKYITSSVHRNNTSVIKLHRKLGFLVFNETKERVLFKLDLNKNTILGQVKADI is encoded by the coding sequence ATGAAAATAGATATTGAAGAAATAGTAGCACTCGACGAGCTAAATATGGCGCTTATTATAAGGGAGGCTGGAGGAGTCTTTGATCCTTTGTGGCGAAAAAAGAAACTCTTCGAAGAAATAGGCAAAGGGTGTAGGATAATGACAAATTATATTGGTGGTGAGCTTGCTGGTTATCTTCAATATATTCAGGAAGATGACGATGAAGTGTACATATTATCTATACAAATACATCCTAAGTATAGAAATGGTATTACCTTAAGGGCACTTATTAAGAAGTCATTGAGAGAAATAACGCCAAGTTCAATAAAATACATCACTAGTTCTGTTCATAGAAATAATACGTCAGTAATCAAATTGCATCGGAAGCTTGGATTCTTAGTTTTTAACGAAACCAAGGAAAGAGTACTGTTTAAACTAGACTTAAATAAAAATACGATTCTAGGTCAGGTAAAAGCAGACATCTAA
- a CDS encoding DUF4437 domain-containing protein codes for MNRLKFAVFALAMGFTTLPSKANDHSTIATGNIKWGLLNPLRGDASPRAADLWGDRTKDMATGMLVKFKQGFSSPPHIHNITYRGIVIEGLIHNDDPTAEKMWLPTGSFWTQPAGGNHITAANGQDNLIYLEIDSGPYLVLSAEKAFATGESPINVDESNLVWLDTKDVKWLGKGKVQIAYLWGKTNAANGSFIKLQEGFKGTIKNDNGLKAVVVRGKATHQWKNEKKKTPLSPSSFFGSKTKGEHKIHVEEEVVLYINSNGRYIVK; via the coding sequence ATGAATAGATTAAAGTTTGCTGTATTTGCGTTGGCAATGGGTTTTACTACATTACCATCAAAGGCAAATGACCACTCGACAATAGCTACAGGTAATATCAAGTGGGGTCTGCTTAACCCACTTAGAGGTGACGCAAGCCCAAGAGCAGCCGATTTATGGGGAGATCGAACCAAAGACATGGCAACAGGTATGTTGGTGAAATTTAAACAAGGTTTCTCATCGCCACCGCATATTCACAACATAACATACCGTGGCATAGTGATTGAAGGTTTAATACATAATGATGATCCCACAGCAGAGAAAATGTGGTTACCAACAGGCTCGTTTTGGACTCAACCAGCGGGGGGAAATCATATCACAGCGGCAAATGGGCAAGATAACCTCATTTACCTAGAAATCGACAGTGGTCCGTACCTTGTTCTTTCAGCAGAAAAGGCGTTTGCTACTGGTGAGAGTCCAATTAATGTAGATGAGAGTAACCTAGTTTGGCTAGATACTAAAGATGTTAAATGGCTAGGGAAAGGCAAGGTGCAGATAGCTTACCTATGGGGGAAAACTAATGCAGCTAATGGCAGCTTTATTAAACTACAAGAGGGCTTTAAAGGGACTATCAAGAACGACAACGGACTAAAAGCGGTGGTAGTAAGAGGAAAAGCTACCCATCAGTGGAAGAACGAAAAAAAGAAAACCCCGTTATCGCCAAGCAGCTTCTTTGGCTCTAAAACGAAAGGTGAACATAAAATTCATGTTGAGGAAGAAGTGGTTCTCTATATCAACTCAAATGGTAGGTACATTGTAAAGTAA
- a CDS encoding RES family NAD+ phosphorylase, with product MLKGWRIAAPEYSKTPQEMLSGEGAFLFGGRWNSKGTRVVYLAESLALASMELLVHLKQSDILKQYHKLSVSFNESLVMDLDTDSLPSNWQSYEMEPDTQATGDYWVHNKLSLLLRVPSVTVPEESNYILNPEHPDLDKLDISEIVDFGFDSRLVKK from the coding sequence ATGCTGAAAGGATGGAGAATAGCAGCACCGGAATATTCAAAAACCCCACAAGAGATGTTATCAGGCGAAGGAGCATTTTTATTTGGTGGGCGCTGGAATTCAAAGGGGACAAGAGTTGTATATCTTGCTGAAAGCCTAGCGCTAGCCTCTATGGAGTTGTTAGTGCACCTCAAGCAGTCGGATATACTAAAGCAGTATCACAAACTATCAGTGTCGTTTAATGAGTCGTTAGTAATGGATTTGGACACGGATAGTTTACCGTCGAATTGGCAGTCTTACGAAATGGAGCCAGATACACAGGCAACAGGTGATTACTGGGTGCACAACAAACTATCATTGCTGCTTAGGGTACCGAGTGTAACTGTCCCTGAAGAGTCAAATTATATTCTTAATCCAGAGCACCCTGACTTAGATAAGCTTGATATAAGTGAAATTGTTGATTTTGGGTTTGATTCTAGATTGGTGAAAAAATGA
- the parS gene encoding type II RES/Xre toxin-antitoxin system antitoxin codes for MSASGKVASGSSKLQFNPAKSPKKSKLIARVIGVDRVKVQTSLLEGLSVKAIADIEKALGIDQKTFLLISGMSKATLSRRKEAGRLTPDESSKVYRFAQLYDLVKAMMLDDDEKARDWLQTPEPLFGGKTPLEHARTEFGAKEVEDLIGRIRHGVFS; via the coding sequence ATGTCTGCCTCTGGAAAAGTAGCAAGCGGAAGCTCAAAGCTTCAATTTAACCCTGCCAAGTCTCCCAAAAAGAGCAAGCTAATTGCTCGTGTAATTGGTGTTGACCGGGTAAAAGTTCAAACCTCATTGTTAGAGGGCCTTTCAGTAAAGGCGATTGCAGATATTGAAAAGGCATTAGGAATTGATCAAAAAACTTTCCTGCTAATTTCTGGTATGTCAAAAGCTACCCTAAGCCGCCGCAAAGAAGCAGGACGCCTAACACCAGATGAATCAAGCAAGGTGTATCGGTTTGCTCAGCTTTATGACTTAGTAAAAGCCATGATGCTGGACGACGACGAAAAGGCAAGAGACTGGCTACAGACGCCAGAGCCTTTATTCGGTGGTAAAACCCCTCTAGAGCACGCCAGAACTGAATTCGGCGCTAAGGAAGTAGAAGACCTTATCGGGCGTATCCGGCATGGGGTGTTTAGTTAA
- a CDS encoding response regulator, which produces MARILIVDDSVTMIEGHKAILEGLGHTIYSAESGEEGVEKAIEILPDLILMDIVMPKMNGFQATRKITTDDRTKHIPVVILTTKDQKTDILWGKKQGAKGYLIKPADKKELASTIDQLLDESNQ; this is translated from the coding sequence ATGGCAAGAATACTAATCGTAGATGACTCGGTAACAATGATAGAAGGACATAAAGCAATTCTTGAAGGGCTTGGGCATACTATATACTCTGCTGAAAGCGGTGAAGAGGGTGTTGAAAAAGCAATTGAGATTTTGCCAGACTTGATCCTGATGGACATAGTTATGCCTAAGATGAACGGGTTTCAAGCTACGAGAAAAATCACTACAGATGATCGTACTAAGCATATTCCAGTAGTGATCTTAACAACAAAAGATCAGAAAACAGATATCTTGTGGGGTAAGAAGCAAGGAGCCAAAGGGTATTTGATCAAGCCTGCTGACAAAAAGGAGCTAGCGAGCACTATCGACCAGCTTTTAGATGAATCTAACCAGTAA
- the iolG gene encoding inositol 2-dehydrogenase translates to MINLCLFGAGRIGSIHAANVSQHPDVHIKYIVDVNQTIANQMAEQYGATVTDVDKALEDTTVAGVIIASSTDTHADLMIRSARAGKTIFCEKPIDLNINRVKECLQVIEDAQVECALGFNRRFDPQFNQLHNQLNQGKIGELQMVSITSRDPAPPPAHILPATGGLFRDMMIHDLDMARWLLGEEPTKLFASASCLIDPAIGELGDVDTAMVVLKTASGKLCQISNSRQAVYGYDQRIEVFGSKGMLQANNNTATNLSFSGEQGVISEKPLYFFLERYADAYKAELDNFIATIRGTEKPLANQHDGLQALALADAALESATTGKQVILN, encoded by the coding sequence ATGATTAACTTATGCTTATTCGGCGCAGGCCGTATTGGCTCAATCCATGCAGCCAACGTCTCACAGCACCCTGATGTACACATTAAATATATTGTGGATGTTAATCAAACAATAGCCAACCAAATGGCAGAACAATATGGTGCTACCGTTACTGATGTAGATAAAGCCTTGGAAGATACAACAGTTGCCGGAGTCATTATTGCCAGCTCAACCGATACCCATGCAGATTTAATGATTCGCTCTGCACGAGCAGGTAAAACCATATTCTGTGAAAAACCCATCGACCTGAATATTAATCGAGTAAAAGAATGCCTACAAGTGATAGAAGACGCTCAAGTGGAATGTGCCTTAGGCTTTAATCGCCGTTTCGACCCTCAATTTAATCAACTTCATAACCAGTTAAATCAGGGTAAAATTGGTGAGTTACAAATGGTATCCATCACCAGTCGAGACCCAGCTCCCCCACCTGCTCATATTTTGCCAGCAACAGGTGGGTTATTTAGAGATATGATGATTCATGACCTGGATATGGCCCGTTGGCTATTAGGTGAAGAGCCAACAAAATTATTTGCCAGCGCCAGCTGTCTTATTGATCCCGCCATTGGTGAGTTAGGTGATGTCGATACCGCTATGGTAGTACTCAAAACTGCATCGGGTAAATTATGCCAAATTAGCAATAGCCGACAAGCAGTGTATGGTTATGATCAACGAATCGAAGTATTCGGCAGTAAAGGTATGTTGCAAGCTAATAATAATACCGCTACGAATTTATCATTTAGTGGTGAGCAAGGAGTGATTAGCGAAAAGCCTTTATATTTCTTTTTAGAGCGTTATGCAGATGCCTATAAAGCAGAGTTAGATAACTTTATTGCAACCATACGTGGCACCGAAAAACCACTAGCTAATCAGCACGATGGTTTACAAGCACTGGCTTTGGCAGATGCCGCTTTGGAATCGGCAACCACAGGGAAGCAGGTCATTTTAAACTAG
- a CDS encoding MurR/RpiR family transcriptional regulator, with protein MVVNPPESLAELESAITAKHISLSKRLQQVAQFVMDHPKNIAFGTVAAIAQDADVPPSTLVRFANAFGFQGFSDMQRLFRAKLVEDNPSYNERIRLAKEQLSQPSPTSPIQLLNEFASANMLAMDQLKTEADADKLESAINILEKANVIHIVGFRRSFVVASYFAYALRHIDKSAFLVDGVGGMFREQASVIQPQDAMVAISFKPYATETQETIKAKPAEVPLIVITDSQLSPLVQQATVSFVVKEAEVRSFRSLTSSLCIAQALSIGLAYRQEEKTSNNPVNED; from the coding sequence ATGGTTGTCAATCCTCCAGAGAGCCTGGCAGAGCTGGAGTCTGCCATTACAGCTAAACATATTTCTCTGAGTAAGCGGCTTCAACAAGTCGCACAGTTTGTGATGGATCACCCCAAAAATATTGCATTTGGTACAGTGGCGGCAATTGCTCAAGATGCCGATGTGCCTCCTTCAACCCTCGTGCGATTTGCTAATGCCTTTGGTTTTCAGGGCTTTAGTGATATGCAACGACTATTTCGAGCCAAGCTGGTTGAGGACAACCCCAGTTATAATGAGCGCATCCGCCTTGCTAAAGAACAGCTAAGTCAGCCAAGTCCTACATCTCCTATTCAGTTACTGAATGAGTTTGCCTCAGCTAACATGCTTGCCATGGATCAACTGAAGACTGAAGCAGATGCCGATAAGTTAGAGTCAGCTATCAATATTCTGGAAAAGGCTAATGTGATTCATATAGTCGGGTTTCGCCGCTCTTTTGTCGTAGCCTCTTATTTTGCTTATGCACTACGCCATATTGATAAAAGCGCATTTCTAGTTGATGGCGTGGGTGGCATGTTTAGAGAACAAGCCAGTGTTATCCAACCTCAGGATGCAATGGTTGCCATTAGCTTTAAACCTTATGCAACAGAAACTCAAGAAACGATAAAAGCAAAACCAGCTGAAGTCCCTTTAATCGTTATTACCGATAGTCAGCTCAGCCCATTAGTGCAACAAGCAACTGTGAGTTTTGTAGTAAAAGAAGCAGAGGTGCGTTCATTTCGTTCACTGACTTCTTCTTTATGTATTGCTCAAGCACTCTCTATTGGACTAGCTTATCGACAGGAAGAAAAAACAAGTAACAACCCAGTTAATGAAGACTAA
- a CDS encoding sugar ABC transporter substrate-binding protein → MKKLVIAAVTAMSTYCGVLTADTSRVVVVSHGQPQDPFWSVVKNGVDEAAKEANVKVEYRSPDSFDMVKMAQIIDAAVATKPDGLVVSIPDKDALAESIKKAINNGIPVISMNSGAAVYKQLGVKLHVGQSEYLAGKGAGERMRQNGVKKGLCVNHEQGNAGLDQRCDGFVEGMGGNAAILAVSTDPTEVRNALLAYLNKNRDIEGILTLGSIGADPTIAAIEQAGAAGKVKIGTFDLSPDILKAIKKGSMDFAIDQQQYLQGYLPVIFLSQYTKYGVLPNGEVQTGPGFVTKENAGQVVELSKKGIR, encoded by the coding sequence ATGAAAAAATTAGTTATCGCTGCTGTAACGGCTATGAGTACTTATTGTGGCGTTTTGACAGCCGACACCTCTCGTGTAGTCGTTGTCAGTCATGGACAGCCTCAAGACCCCTTTTGGTCGGTGGTAAAAAATGGCGTTGATGAAGCAGCTAAAGAAGCGAATGTAAAAGTTGAATACCGATCTCCTGATTCTTTCGATATGGTAAAAATGGCGCAAATTATTGATGCTGCCGTTGCGACTAAGCCTGATGGGTTAGTGGTATCCATACCAGATAAAGATGCATTAGCTGAGTCGATAAAAAAAGCCATCAATAATGGTATTCCGGTTATTTCAATGAACTCTGGGGCAGCTGTCTATAAGCAACTTGGTGTGAAACTCCATGTAGGACAGAGTGAGTACTTAGCTGGCAAAGGTGCTGGCGAAAGAATGCGCCAGAATGGGGTAAAAAAAGGGCTGTGTGTTAACCATGAACAAGGTAACGCTGGACTAGATCAACGTTGTGATGGTTTTGTGGAAGGAATGGGAGGGAATGCTGCAATTTTGGCGGTGAGTACAGACCCTACCGAAGTGCGAAATGCATTATTAGCCTACTTAAATAAAAATAGAGATATAGAAGGTATTTTAACGTTAGGCTCCATTGGCGCTGACCCCACTATTGCAGCAATTGAGCAAGCAGGAGCTGCAGGTAAAGTTAAAATAGGCACTTTTGATTTATCTCCAGATATATTAAAAGCGATAAAAAAAGGCAGTATGGATTTTGCCATTGATCAACAACAATATTTACAAGGTTATTTACCGGTTATTTTCCTATCCCAATATACTAAATATGGTGTACTACCTAATGGTGAAGTACAAACTGGTCCAGGTTTTGTCACGAAAGAAAATGCTGGGCAGGTAGTGGAGCTAAGCAAAAAAGGTATTCGATAG
- a CDS encoding ABC transporter permease — MSSTTTASAVDLAKDERLRKQGIIRKAMHRPELGAVAGALLVFGFFGIFAGDSGMFSASGAINFLEVSAQLGIIAVAAALLMIAGEFDLSIGSMIAFSGLVLAIPVSVWGLPMWMAILIAFIGAVGIGFLNGYLVVKTKLPSFIVTLAFLFILRGLAIGFTRLITGRTQVGGLKEAADNDWLASLFSGEVGTGLFSWFAEMGWIETNFAGQPMVTGIPVSIIWWVIIAALATWVLLMTRFGNWIFACGGDANAARNVGVPVNKVKITLFISTALAATVFACLQVLDAGSADTNRGLLKEFEAIIAVVIGGALLTGGYGSAIGAVFGALIFGTVQMGIFYTGVNTDWFKVFMGVMMLLAVMFNNYARKKATESH, encoded by the coding sequence ATGAGTTCAACAACAACTGCATCTGCGGTAGATCTTGCAAAAGATGAGCGACTGCGAAAACAAGGTATTATTCGCAAAGCAATGCATCGTCCTGAATTAGGTGCGGTAGCAGGTGCATTATTAGTGTTTGGTTTTTTTGGCATATTTGCTGGCGACAGTGGTATGTTCAGCGCCAGTGGAGCGATTAATTTTCTAGAAGTGTCGGCGCAGTTGGGTATTATCGCTGTGGCGGCTGCATTATTAATGATTGCAGGAGAATTTGATTTATCCATTGGTTCCATGATCGCATTTTCTGGTCTGGTACTAGCTATTCCAGTATCGGTTTGGGGTTTACCCATGTGGATGGCAATTTTAATTGCGTTTATTGGTGCAGTTGGAATTGGCTTTCTCAATGGCTATTTAGTTGTCAAAACAAAGCTCCCGTCTTTTATTGTCACTCTGGCTTTTTTATTTATCTTGCGTGGTTTGGCGATTGGTTTTACTCGTCTAATTACCGGTAGAACACAGGTAGGTGGGTTAAAAGAAGCAGCTGACAATGATTGGCTAGCATCATTATTTAGTGGTGAGGTGGGAACTGGTTTATTTTCCTGGTTTGCTGAAATGGGCTGGATTGAAACTAACTTTGCTGGCCAACCAATGGTAACTGGTATTCCTGTTTCTATTATCTGGTGGGTGATTATTGCTGCACTTGCTACCTGGGTATTATTAATGACCCGGTTTGGTAACTGGATATTTGCCTGTGGTGGTGATGCAAATGCCGCGAGAAATGTTGGAGTACCAGTTAATAAGGTAAAGATCACTTTATTTATTTCTACTGCATTAGCTGCAACGGTTTTTGCCTGCTTACAAGTATTGGATGCTGGTTCAGCGGATACCAACAGGGGCTTATTAAAAGAGTTTGAAGCTATTATTGCAGTGGTAATTGGTGGTGCATTGTTAACCGGCGGTTATGGTTCTGCGATAGGTGCAGTATTTGGTGCACTTATTTTTGGCACGGTGCAAATGGGAATTTTCTATACCGGTGTTAATACTGATTGGTTTAAAGTCTTCATGGGTGTGATGATGTTGCTTGCTGTGATGTTTAATAATTACGCTCGTAAAAAAGCGACAGAATCCCATTAA
- a CDS encoding ATP-binding cassette domain-containing protein: MNDKPLIELRNVHKYFGSVIALQDISLAVSAGEVMCLLGDNGAGKSTLIKTLSGVHQPTQGQMLVEGQAVSFHSPADALDHGIATVFQDLAMVPLMSITRNFFMGREPTKGRGIFRRIDWKLANQVAKAEMAKIGIDVRDPSQPVGTLSGGERQCVAIARAVYFGAKVLILDEPTSALGVKQASVVLHYIAQAKARGLAVIFITHNVHHAYPVGDAFTILKRGTSFGTFRKTEVSRENVLAMMAGGDEMENLTAELEEFARIDAFQEKEIDNSTESKSNPAECIKSSSTNSLAAL; this comes from the coding sequence GTGAATGATAAGCCTTTAATTGAATTAAGAAACGTCCATAAGTATTTCGGTAGTGTTATCGCTTTACAAGATATTTCTTTAGCCGTTTCAGCTGGGGAGGTAATGTGTTTATTGGGGGATAATGGTGCAGGTAAGTCTACATTAATAAAAACATTATCAGGGGTACACCAACCTACCCAGGGGCAAATGCTGGTTGAAGGGCAAGCGGTGTCTTTTCACTCCCCAGCAGATGCCCTTGACCATGGTATAGCAACAGTATTTCAGGATTTAGCCATGGTCCCATTAATGAGTATCACTCGTAACTTTTTTATGGGACGTGAGCCGACCAAAGGCAGGGGAATCTTTCGTCGTATAGACTGGAAGCTGGCAAACCAAGTAGCAAAAGCAGAAATGGCGAAAATTGGTATTGATGTGCGCGACCCTTCTCAGCCAGTAGGTACATTATCTGGCGGTGAGCGTCAGTGTGTGGCAATTGCCAGGGCGGTTTATTTCGGAGCGAAAGTATTAATTTTAGATGAGCCTACCTCAGCGCTTGGAGTTAAACAGGCTTCAGTTGTTTTACATTATATTGCTCAAGCTAAAGCACGTGGCTTAGCTGTTATTTTTATTACCCATAATGTGCATCATGCTTATCCAGTGGGTGATGCCTTTACCATATTAAAACGAGGCACTAGTTTTGGTACTTTCCGTAAAACAGAGGTCAGTCGTGAAAATGTTTTGGCTATGATGGCTGGTGGTGATGAAATGGAAAATCTAACAGCAGAACTAGAAGAGTTTGCACGGATTGATGCTTTTCAAGAAAAAGAAATAGATAACTCTACTGAAAGTAAAAGTAATCCGGCTGAATGTATTAAGAGTAGTTCAACTAATTCACTGGCAGCACTTTAA
- a CDS encoding Gfo/Idh/MocA family protein: protein MEKLRIGLIGTGYMGKAHNIAFKACPAVFPLSASIECEMLAEVNQTLAEQKAKDLGFNRATGDWRSLVNDPDVDVVDICSPNYLHKDMALAAIAAGKHVYSEKPLALNAVDAKEMTEAAEKAGIKTLVGFNYVKNPVAQLVKEIIENGEIGNIVHFRGTHNEDYLADPNTPFSWRLKRELAGSGTLGDMGSHIINMAQYLVGDINEVVADLQTVIKERPLLSNGQAENNNQYAKVENDDQAHMMVRFSNGAIGTLESSRIACGRKMGLTYEITGTKGTIVFDQERLSELQLFTNTDPSNRQGFRTILVGPEHPDYAAFCVASGHGLGYNDQKIVEVRDLVEGIFADKPMWPDFRTAYEVNKILDAAELSYKESRWVKLSEIE from the coding sequence ATGGAAAAATTACGAATTGGTCTTATCGGCACGGGCTACATGGGCAAAGCCCATAACATTGCATTTAAAGCCTGTCCGGCGGTTTTTCCTTTATCGGCGAGTATTGAGTGTGAAATGCTTGCAGAAGTAAATCAAACGTTAGCTGAGCAAAAGGCTAAAGATCTTGGTTTTAACCGGGCAACGGGAGATTGGCGAAGCTTAGTGAACGATCCTGATGTTGATGTAGTCGATATTTGTTCGCCGAATTACCTGCATAAAGATATGGCTCTTGCGGCTATTGCTGCAGGTAAACATGTGTATTCAGAAAAACCATTGGCATTAAATGCTGTAGATGCTAAGGAAATGACTGAAGCTGCTGAAAAAGCAGGAATTAAGACACTTGTTGGCTTTAACTATGTAAAAAACCCGGTTGCACAGTTAGTAAAGGAAATTATTGAAAACGGTGAAATTGGAAACATTGTTCATTTTAGAGGCACTCACAATGAGGATTATTTAGCAGATCCTAATACCCCTTTTAGTTGGCGGTTAAAAAGAGAGTTAGCAGGTTCTGGTACGTTAGGAGATATGGGATCGCATATTATTAATATGGCTCAATATTTAGTGGGTGATATTAATGAGGTGGTGGCTGACTTGCAAACAGTAATAAAAGAGCGGCCTCTACTTAGTAATGGTCAAGCAGAAAATAACAACCAATATGCCAAAGTAGAAAATGATGACCAAGCGCATATGATGGTGCGGTTTTCAAATGGGGCAATAGGTACGCTTGAATCAAGCCGAATTGCTTGTGGCAGAAAGATGGGCTTAACCTATGAAATAACAGGTACAAAAGGCACTATTGTTTTTGATCAGGAGCGATTAAGTGAACTACAGCTGTTTACTAATACTGATCCTAGTAATCGACAAGGTTTCCGTACCATATTAGTGGGGCCTGAGCATCCGGATTATGCCGCTTTTTGTGTGGCATCGGGTCATGGCCTTGGTTATAACGACCAGAAAATTGTTGAAGTACGTGATTTGGTTGAAGGTATTTTCGCAGATAAACCTATGTGGCCAGATTTTCGTACAGCTTATGAAGTAAATAAAATATTGGATGCGGCAGAACTGTCTTATAAAGAAAGTCGTTGGGTTAAACTTAGTGAAATAGAGTAA
- a CDS encoding 5-deoxy-glucuronate isomerase: MTIHINKYREGFPLGITEITRYDEAEDNTGIALTVHKLSANEIYNTTTDVETAWLLMRGEVTINIEGKNYRLTRQSLFDESPKCLHVSAKTIVQFNCHSDTEFTVYQVPNRKRFVYKIYNDVTNEHRGKGQVGGACLRFVRTIFDLKNTDPNAELVLGEVVTMPGRWSSYPPHHHPQPEIYHYRFTHPQGYGHAEHGEDVYKIKQFDTVKIFDGNDHPQTAAPGYGMWYSWVIRHLPDNPYTVPEFTPEHTWTQSSDAQIWFPEELEGNEY; encoded by the coding sequence ATGACAATTCACATCAATAAATATCGGGAAGGTTTTCCTCTAGGTATTACTGAAATTACCCGTTATGATGAGGCTGAAGATAATACTGGTATTGCACTGACTGTACACAAACTGTCTGCAAATGAAATCTATAATACGACGACTGACGTTGAAACTGCTTGGTTGTTGATGCGTGGTGAAGTCACCATTAATATAGAAGGAAAAAATTATAGGTTAACTAGGCAATCGTTATTTGATGAGTCACCAAAATGTTTGCATGTTTCGGCTAAGACAATAGTTCAGTTTAATTGTCATTCTGATACAGAGTTTACCGTTTATCAGGTGCCTAATAGGAAACGCTTTGTTTATAAAATTTATAATGATGTAACAAATGAGCACCGTGGTAAAGGCCAGGTAGGTGGTGCTTGTTTGCGTTTTGTCAGAACCATTTTTGATCTTAAAAATACCGACCCTAATGCTGAACTAGTACTAGGTGAGGTGGTAACTATGCCTGGACGTTGGTCTAGTTATCCACCGCATCATCATCCACAACCGGAAATTTATCATTATCGGTTTACCCACCCACAAGGTTATGGGCATGCTGAGCATGGTGAAGATGTATATAAAATAAAGCAGTTTGATACGGTGAAAATTTTTGATGGGAATGACCATCCGCAAACAGCTGCGCCTGGTTATGGGATGTGGTATTCCTGGGTTATACGTCATCTGCCTGATAACCCTTATACCGTGCCTGAATTTACCCCAGAACATACCTGGACACAAAGCTCAGATGCACAGATTTGGTTTCCTGAGGAGTTAGAGGGTAATGAATACTAA